Proteins encoded by one window of Patescibacteria group bacterium:
- the scpB gene encoding SMC-Scp complex subunit ScpB has translation MTLISQLESIIFVATKPVSVAKLAELLKQSEADVEAALVQIKEEYQNGQRGIQLIRHASKVQFTTQPDNRKVVETYLKEEQFGELTKPGLETLTIVAYRGPITKLELEAIRGVNCSMILRNLLIKGLVEATEDKTKMRTTYNVTFDFIRFLGLSQVSELPDYEKLSQHESIEKVIQMNTQEQT, from the coding sequence ATGACCTTGATCTCCCAACTTGAAAGCATTATATTTGTCGCTACCAAGCCGGTAAGTGTGGCCAAACTGGCGGAACTTTTGAAACAGTCCGAAGCCGATGTGGAAGCGGCGCTAGTCCAGATCAAAGAAGAGTACCAAAATGGACAGCGCGGCATCCAGCTGATTCGGCACGCTTCAAAAGTGCAATTCACCACCCAGCCGGATAACCGCAAGGTAGTTGAAACGTATTTAAAAGAAGAACAATTCGGCGAGTTAACCAAACCGGGACTGGAGACGCTGACGATCGTGGCGTACCGCGGACCGATCACCAAGCTGGAACTGGAAGCGATCCGGGGCGTGAATTGCAGCATGATCTTGCGTAATCTGCTGATTAAGGGACTAGTGGAAGCGACCGAGGATAAAACCAAGATGCGCACTACATACAATGTCACTTTTGATTTCATCCGTTTCCTCGGTTTGAGCCAAGTCAGCGAATTACCCGATTATGAGAAACTTTCACAGCATGAATCGATCGAGAAGGTGATTCAAATGAATACCCAAGAACAAACCTAA
- a CDS encoding serine hydrolase: MWPALAISLFIFTQILPSSFLDRPPQVGFDARGQGQITAVVQPTAIVYQAVPPVKTGNSLGIKTTASSAIVYEPASQTVLFAKNVDALRPIASLSKLMTALVFLEHNPGLEKEVEITADDIVPGGSDHLKADDRVTVENLFYTCLIGSDNVAASALARSTGLATIDFVAQMNDRASRMGFTQTHFEEVTGLNQANVSTAAEVARLLDYALNNSLIRQAVLLPEYTFMPIDTNKTRRVTNTDLLIDSFIQVDGGKTGYTNEAGYCFAARASDGNGHRIIAVVLGAANDSARFQEVKGLIAWTFSNWLWNK; the protein is encoded by the coding sequence ATGTGGCCAGCGCTGGCGATTAGCCTGTTTATTTTCACACAAATCTTGCCGTCATCATTTTTGGATCGGCCGCCGCAGGTTGGTTTTGATGCCCGCGGCCAGGGTCAGATTACAGCGGTGGTCCAGCCTACAGCGATAGTTTATCAAGCCGTGCCGCCGGTAAAAACCGGCAACAGCCTGGGCATAAAAACCACGGCTAGTTCAGCCATTGTGTATGAACCGGCCAGCCAAACGGTATTGTTCGCCAAAAATGTTGACGCGCTGCGCCCGATTGCCAGCCTATCAAAGCTTATGACGGCACTGGTATTTTTGGAGCATAATCCAGGGTTAGAGAAGGAAGTCGAGATCACGGCGGACGATATCGTGCCGGGCGGATCGGATCACCTCAAGGCTGACGATCGCGTGACCGTCGAAAATCTATTTTATACTTGCTTGATTGGTTCGGACAATGTCGCCGCGTCTGCGCTGGCACGCTCGACAGGTTTGGCCACTATCGATTTTGTCGCCCAGATGAATGATCGGGCCAGTCGCATGGGTTTCACCCAAACTCATTTTGAAGAGGTAACCGGACTAAACCAGGCTAACGTATCGACGGCGGCCGAGGTGGCTCGGTTGCTGGATTACGCCTTGAATAATTCTTTGATCCGTCAAGCGGTGCTATTGCCAGAATATACGTTCATGCCGATTGATACCAACAAAACACGGCGCGTGACCAACACCGATCTGCTGATCGATTCGTTTATCCAAGTCGACGGCGGTAAAACTGGCTATACTAATGAGGCGGGATATTGTTTTGCCGCCCGAGCGTCGGACGGTAATGGGCATCGGATTATCGCGGTCGTGCTGGGTGCGGCGAATGACAGCGCGCGATTCCAGGAGGTGAAGGGCCTGATCGCCTGGACCTTTAGCAATTGGCTATGGAATAAATAA
- a CDS encoding DUF5680 domain-containing protein, whose amino-acid sequence MLDKQQLCKFLVEAKKSTYAAGETAGKIIENDKSTTLVYEVGDLKYHDNYFGGEPFGGREVVFLHNEPIYIMTYYGMVDASVSHFEAVYKILQKALSLIPEDHPYRGPKEYSEDGFIYRNTYIGEIDNFYGEETISSADGKEIYKTRYCGGFVNQRK is encoded by the coding sequence ATGCTAGATAAACAACAACTGTGCAAATTTCTAGTTGAGGCGAAGAAGTCAACCTACGCCGCCGGAGAAACGGCCGGGAAAATAATTGAGAATGACAAGTCCACGACGCTAGTTTATGAAGTTGGTGATCTGAAGTATCATGACAACTATTTTGGCGGTGAACCATTTGGTGGTCGCGAAGTAGTTTTTCTGCATAATGAACCAATCTATATTATGACCTATTATGGTATGGTTGATGCGTCCGTTTCACACTTCGAAGCCGTTTATAAAATTTTACAAAAAGCATTATCGTTGATTCCTGAAGATCACCCTTATCGCGGCCCAAAAGAATATTCCGAAGACGGATTTATTTACCGAAATACCTATATTGGAGAAATCGACAATTTTTATGGCGAGGAAACAATCAGTTCGGCCGATGGAAAAGAAATATATAAAACACGCTATTGTGGGGGTTTTGTTAATCAAAGAAAGTAA
- a CDS encoding triose-phosphate isomerase — MNIKPLLIGNWKMNLLPAESVDLAHQYKERLAKYADRVTMVAAPSFTSLIPVRKILTGSPIRLACQDVAPIKLGPLTGEVAADSLAEIGVEYAIIGHSERRHLLGETNLLINAKVKHVIRCGLVPVICVGENLAERNSSGKEIKVTEQVKSALEGIGARQPIVIAYEPVWAISTSGSGLIADPDSVAEMAAVIYQALIDLYPIELIMKYFTIIYGGSVDETNAVGFLKVRYINGALIGAASLDASRLSNIIASLKK; from the coding sequence ATGAACATCAAACCACTTCTCATCGGCAATTGGAAAATGAACCTGCTACCGGCTGAATCGGTTGATTTGGCGCATCAATATAAAGAGCGTCTAGCCAAGTACGCTGACCGAGTTACCATGGTAGCCGCGCCCAGTTTTACCTCCTTGATTCCGGTACGGAAAATATTGACTGGGTCACCGATCCGATTAGCCTGCCAGGACGTGGCACCAATTAAGCTAGGTCCATTGACCGGAGAAGTGGCGGCCGACTCACTGGCCGAGATCGGAGTCGAGTACGCGATTATCGGCCATTCGGAACGCCGTCATCTGCTAGGAGAAACAAATTTATTAATAAACGCGAAAGTCAAGCATGTCATTCGGTGCGGTCTGGTGCCCGTGATTTGCGTCGGGGAAAATCTAGCTGAACGGAACAGCTCCGGCAAAGAAATAAAAGTAACCGAACAGGTAAAGTCGGCCTTAGAAGGAATTGGCGCGCGTCAACCGATCGTGATTGCCTATGAGCCAGTTTGGGCGATCAGTACCAGCGGCAGCGGCTTGATAGCCGATCCCGACAGTGTCGCCGAAATGGCCGCGGTGATATATCAGGCTCTGATCGATCTATATCCCATAGAATTGATCATGAAATACTTTACGATCATCTACGGCGGCAGTGTCGACGAAACCAATGCAGTCGGTTTTCTCAAGGTCCGTTATATCAACGGCGCGCTGATCGGTGCTGCGAGTCTTGATGCGTCCAGACTATCAAATATTATTGCCTCATTAAAGAAATAA
- a CDS encoding class II fructose-bisphosphate aldolase, with the protein MLVSTQEIITAARKNHYAIGCFLVYNLETALGIARAAKAKQAPIIMAVSESTISYAGLKPITHIVETIAKNEAVNVPIALHLDHGKTFKSVVACIESGFSSVQIDASNMALDENIRLTKEVVAYGHKQGVWVEGELGEMRGGHGESGEFKGEIPLVNPDEVKQFVEQTEVDLLAAAIGTVHGDYSNERVHFDLLEEILKITKTPVVLHGASGLPDEDIINAVKSGICKVNFGTEIKKLFIDSVRGTLVTEKNITGVRELMGPTIEAITDLVSAKIDLLGSARKASIQK; encoded by the coding sequence ATGCTCGTATCTACTCAGGAAATTATCACGGCCGCACGAAAGAATCATTACGCTATCGGTTGTTTCTTAGTTTATAACTTGGAAACAGCGTTAGGTATCGCTCGCGCCGCCAAGGCTAAGCAAGCACCTATTATCATGGCGGTTTCAGAATCCACGATTTCCTATGCCGGTCTGAAACCGATTACCCACATCGTTGAGACGATCGCGAAGAATGAGGCGGTCAATGTGCCGATTGCCCTGCATCTCGACCACGGTAAAACATTCAAATCGGTCGTGGCCTGTATTGAATCGGGATTTTCATCGGTTCAAATTGACGCGTCAAATATGGCGCTCGACGAAAATATTCGACTAACCAAGGAGGTGGTTGCTTATGGACACAAACAGGGTGTCTGGGTGGAGGGGGAACTGGGTGAAATGCGCGGCGGCCATGGCGAGTCGGGCGAGTTTAAAGGCGAAATACCCTTGGTTAATCCCGATGAGGTCAAACAATTCGTGGAACAGACCGAGGTTGACCTATTGGCCGCGGCCATTGGTACGGTGCATGGCGATTATTCTAATGAACGGGTACATTTTGATCTGCTCGAGGAAATACTAAAGATAACCAAGACACCGGTGGTGTTGCATGGCGCTTCGGGGCTGCCCGATGAAGACATTATTAACGCTGTTAAATCCGGCATCTGTAAGGTTAATTTTGGCACTGAAATAAAAAAACTTTTCATTGATTCCGTACGCGGCACTTTGGTAACAGAAAAAAATATTACCGGCGTGCGCGAGCTGATGGGGCCGACGATTGAGGCCATTACCGATCTAGTCAGTGCTAAAATTGATCTCTTGGGTTCGGCTAGGAAAGCCAGTATACAGAAATAA
- the gap gene encoding type I glyceraldehyde-3-phosphate dehydrogenase: MPSKKKINVTINGFGRIGRSTLKALLSKPGVNVVAINDLTDPATLAHLLKHDSSYRTYNRSVRATKSALIVDGNTIPVFAEKEPEKLPWKQLAVDVVLECTGRFTKKEEAARHLKGGAKRVIISAPGKGTPTILLGVNEHKYRREKVINMGSCTTNCIAPVIQVIEKKFGVLKSSMTTIHSYTADQNLQDGPHKDLRRARGAAVSIVPTTTGAAVAVTEAIPTLKNKFDGLSVRVPTPVVSLSDFTILTKKKVTAEQINRALIDASKMKQYKGIMTVTSEELVSADFVGNPASGIVDLPLTKVVDGDLLKVVVWYDNEWGYSNRLAEMALYVGRK, encoded by the coding sequence ATGCCTAGTAAAAAAAAGATCAATGTAACTATCAATGGATTCGGTCGTATCGGCCGATCAACCCTAAAAGCACTATTGTCAAAACCGGGCGTCAATGTCGTAGCGATCAATGATTTAACCGATCCGGCTACCTTGGCGCATCTTCTCAAACACGATTCCAGTTATCGGACATACAATAGATCGGTGCGAGCTACCAAGTCGGCTTTGATTGTCGACGGCAATACGATACCGGTATTTGCCGAAAAAGAACCGGAAAAACTTCCCTGGAAGCAGCTGGCGGTTGACGTGGTACTAGAATGTACCGGCCGGTTTACCAAAAAAGAAGAAGCCGCTCGGCATCTCAAAGGCGGCGCCAAGCGGGTGATTATCTCCGCACCGGGAAAGGGTACCCCGACCATTTTACTGGGTGTGAACGAGCACAAATATCGTCGCGAGAAGGTAATCAACATGGGTTCCTGCACTACCAACTGTATCGCGCCCGTGATTCAGGTAATCGAAAAGAAGTTCGGCGTACTAAAATCATCCATGACCACGATTCACTCGTACACGGCGGATCAGAATCTCCAGGATGGACCACACAAAGACCTGCGTCGGGCTCGGGGAGCGGCAGTCAGTATTGTGCCGACTACTACTGGTGCCGCCGTAGCCGTGACTGAAGCGATTCCCACTTTGAAAAATAAATTTGACGGTTTGTCGGTCCGTGTTCCAACACCGGTGGTGTCGCTATCAGACTTTACGATTCTTACTAAAAAGAAAGTTACCGCCGAGCAGATTAACCGCGCATTGATTGACGCTTCAAAAATGAAGCAGTATAAGGGCATAATGACCGTTACCAGCGAAGAGCTGGTCTCGGCGGACTTTGTTGGGAATCCCGCTTCGGGCATTGTGGATCTGCCGCTGACAAAAGTGGTTGATGGCGATCTTCTGAAAGTGGTGGTTTGGTACGACAACGAATGGGGTTATTCGAACCGGCTGGCCGAAATGGCACTGTACGTCGGACGCAAGTAG